Genomic segment of Fibrobacter sp. UWH6:
CTGCAGACTCCTGCCGAAGCAGCCCTGGGAAAACCCCAGCAAGTCCGGTTGGAAGGCAGTTGTCCCGTCACACGGAAGCAACTACGACATCCCGGATTGGAGGCAACTTGCGTAAATCCCTACTTTCTGCAATTCTTTTAGCACCGGCGCTGGCTCTTGCCGCAGGTTCTGCAATTATCACCTTGGAAATGCCCGTTGGCGCCCGCCAGCTGGGTATGGGCGAAGCAGGTGCGGCCCTGGCAGATGACGCCGCCGCCATGTATTACAACCCCGCAGGTCTGGCTTTCGGCCCCCTGGCCGACGAATGGCGCATGAGCTACCCGGCCGATTCCAAGAATGCCCCCTATTTTACAAGCATGGCTTCCCGCTCCAAGAATGGCTTCTTCAGCAAGAGCGAACTGTGGGCAGGTACTGCCAACGGTATCCTGAAGTTTGACGGCGAACAGTGGGTCGACTATCATTCCATTACCCTGCAGGGCAATGCCAAGGTCCGCGACGCCGTCAAGGTGTACGCCGGTTCCGAACGCGGCCTGGAAGAAAATGTCAGAAAGGTCAAGGAATTCAACGAGATCAAGACTGCCGACGATGAAAAGCACATCGTAGAAGTCAAGATGCCCTGGAACCTGATTGTTAAGGACACCATTACCGCAGTCCTTTACGAAAGCCGTACCGAAAAGCTGTGGGTAGGTACACCCAAGTCCCTTTACCGTTTTGACGGCAAGGCCTGGAAGAGCTACGACAGCGAACTGGGAAACCACCGCGTTACTGCCTTGGTAAGCCAGGGAGCCTCTATCTGGATCGGTACCGACGACGGTCTCTTCGTATACCGTAACGGTCAATTCGAGCAGAAGGGCAAGGTCCTGCCCAGCCAGAAGATTACCGCCCTCGTATGGTCTGAACTCCGCAAGGAACTTTATGTTGCCGCAGAAGGCGCAGGCGTTGCCCGCCTCATTCCCAAGAAGAGCGTCAACGACAAGGACCGCTGGAGCCTGTTCAACGAAGAAGATGGAGTCATGGACAAGAGTCCCACCGCCCTGGCCGTCGACAGTTCGGGCCACGTGTGGGCAGCCCATAAGGGAGGCCTCTCCCATTTCAACCTCCGCAAGTGGGAACAGATCCAGTTCGCCGACAATACCGTCAACGACATCTCCGTCGACCAGAAGGGCGGCATCTGGATTGCCACCGACAAGGGCGTCTGGCGCCACCTGCCGGATTACGCTACCGCCAGCGGCCGCAAGGCAGAACTTGAACGCACCGAAGCCGACGAGGCCGAAGGCAAGCGCGATGACGAATGGGTCCACTACCACTCCGGAAACGGTCTTTCTGTAAACAAGGTCTGGGCAGTTCTTCCCCAGGGTAATGACGTCTGGTTCAGTACCGCAAACGGTATGGAACAATTCAAGGACGCCGACTACCAGCTCACAGCCTTCTACGAAAAGCTTTTGCCGATTCTCAACATTCCCGACCTCTACCACCTTTACGGCGGCATGACCATCCCCCTGAACGACTGGGGTACCATGGGCTTCTTCGTAAACTTCGTTAGCTTCGGTTCTACAGTTGCGTCTGGCGATGTGGACGCTGACGACCTGGTGGCCTACAACAGTTCTGAAATCGTTGGCGGCTTCAGCTACGGTACCCGCTTCCCCGGCGACTGGGGCCTAGGCCTCAGCATCAAGTTCTTCTATTCTGACCTCAGTTCCGGCGCAGGATCCGGATCCGAAGAAGCAACTACCTTCGGTTACGCATTCGACGTGGGCGTCCTCAAGAAGAACCTGATTGTAGACGGTTTGAATTTTGCATTGGTCCTGGCCAACATCGGCCCCAGCGTCTATTACGTCGACAAGACCATCGAAGACCCCATCCCGCTGACCTGGCGCCTGGGCCTCTCCTATGAAATCCTCTCCCTGGCCGACTATAAGTGGGTCGTGGTCGCCGACTACAACCGCGAAGTGGTTTATGACGACAGCAAGGGAAATCCCGAACCGTTCTACGTATCCTGCTGGAAATCCCTGATCAATCCTGAACGCGGTGGCAGCGGCCTGGAAGGAGCCAAGAACTCCTTGATGCAGGGCGTCTTCAACGTAGGTACCGAATTTATTTACGCCAACACCATCGCTTTGCGACTGGGTTACCTCCACGACCAGACCGGTAAGCGCGACGAAGTGGACATGGGCTTCGGCTTCATGCTCTCCGACATGCTGCAATTCGACTTCGCAACCATCAAGGACGTAGGCGAAAGCGACGGCGTCCGCGATGGCCAGATGCGATTCGGCATGGTATTCAAGTTCTAAAAGACGCAAGGGGGCAACCGCCCCCTTTTTCATTCCCCCGAAATAAACCCGAATAAACCAGCGGTCCCTGCTGCGAAACAAACCCCAGAAGCGTAGCGCCTGGGGCTAGAAGTGAACACAGCACATTTCAGCGGGGGGTCCAGGGGGGGGCAGTAGCCCCCCCCCCCATGCATCATCGTACCCTTTCGAATATTACGAGGGCTCGTTCCTGCGTGCTGTTGGGGATTGTATAGAAGTGCTTTTCCAGCAACTTGTATCCATAGTCTTCGGGATGCAAGGTCTTCAGTTCGTCAGCGGCAGCAGGCCCCTTCATAAAGAACACGCGCCCACCCACCTTCAGGGAGTTCTGTAGACGGGGGAAAGTCTTTTCCATCAGTTCAAAGGCGCGGCTGATAACACCATCCACAGGAATAGTCATGCTGCGGCTAGTCACCTTGTGACCGAACACATCGATATTCTTCAGCCCCATCTTCTCGATGACCATGTTCAAGAAGTTGATGCGGTTCGGGCGCGGTTCGCAAAGAGTCAAGTTGATATTGGGATTCACGATCTTCAGGGGAATACCCGGGAAGCCGGCTCCACTACCCACGTCAATCATACGGGCAGGCCACTTTTCAACAAAGGCGTTGATCAAAGTGCAGTCGGCATAATGACGTTCAACCATGGTTTCAAAAGCATTAAGGCGAGTCAAGTCCTGGTCTTCGTTGTTGGCTCGGAGAAGCTGATGATATTCCCAAATCTGCTTCAAGGTTTCTTCCTGCAGTTCCACACCATAATAATGCAAAAGCTTGTCGAGGCCAGCCAGAGACGGCGTAACACGCTTTCCGTTAAACAGCGGAAACTCGGTGCGGGGAGCTTTCATGTGAGGCACAAAGGCACTGCCCAAGGCATCGGCGCCACGAGCAGGCATACGAGAAGGAGCTTTACCCCAGGAACCCTTTGCGGGCTTTTTAGACCAGTTAGAATTTGCCATGAACCCAAAATTAGAAATCCCCAAAAGAAAAAAGAACCCCCAAAAGTGATGTTTCGGCAATTCGTGCGTGTATATAGGTATGAACAATTTTTTCTTGGTATATATTCGCAAAATAACAACCGCATTCTGTTTATTCTCGGGCTTCGCCCTCGCCCTTGATGAGGCCGCGGTTTTCAAGTGGTGGGACGACGGGCTAATTTCCGCAGAGGAAGCAACCGAAATGCTGAACCTGCTGGAAGAAGGCAATCAGGAAGAAGCCTGCCTGCTGGCCGAAACCTATTCACTGGAAGACTGCCAGCCCCAACAAGAACCCACCGTTCCTCAGAACTCCGCAAAATCCCAGCGCCCGCCCCTAACGCCCCACGGTTACATCCTCTGGAAAGGCAGAACCGATTCACTGGGGCATCTGGAAAGTTCCCGACTTTCGCTTCAAGTGGATTTTTACCGCTACCGCCTGCGCCTGGGAACGCAGGAACTTCTGAGCTACCGAAACGAAGGCAGCGAGGCCCACTTCGGGCAAATTTCAACGCGGGAAATCCACAGCTATATTCCGCTGGACACCTTATGGGGCACAACGTTTACATACCCTCTAGGAAACCTTACGCTGGGCGGAACGTTAGACACGGCCCTAAACCTGGAAGCCCGCCTAGGCTACCGGAAACAGGCCGATATTTTCTGCTGGACCCATCCCGAAAGCAACTCCTGCGGAATCCAGGCAAGAACCTCCTGGGGCACCGTCGCAGGCTGGTGGCAACACGGCCAACCCCTCCCCCTGATCAAGATGCAGTTACAGCGGAACGAAAAAATTTCAACAAGCCGAAGTTCCGCCAAAAACAAAAATGCAGAAATCATCAGCTGGAAAATTTCAGCCTACATTCACGGAGACAGCGTCCCGGATCAGTCCCACCTCAGTTCCAGCATTCTAAACAGCATGTTCTGGTATTCCCAGAATATCGCCTACACCGACGCAAGCCCATGGCGCAACCGAATCTCCACAAACATCCGCGTCACCACCCCACTGCCAAATGACAGCGCCCTGCAGCAAACCACCGCCCGCATAAAAGTACAGCTGGACTACGGCCCCCAACAACTCCGCGGAACCGCAAGCGCCACCTGCCTAGACGCCGCCG
This window contains:
- a CDS encoding PorV/PorQ family protein — its product is MRKSLLSAILLAPALALAAGSAIITLEMPVGARQLGMGEAGAALADDAAAMYYNPAGLAFGPLADEWRMSYPADSKNAPYFTSMASRSKNGFFSKSELWAGTANGILKFDGEQWVDYHSITLQGNAKVRDAVKVYAGSERGLEENVRKVKEFNEIKTADDEKHIVEVKMPWNLIVKDTITAVLYESRTEKLWVGTPKSLYRFDGKAWKSYDSELGNHRVTALVSQGASIWIGTDDGLFVYRNGQFEQKGKVLPSQKITALVWSELRKELYVAAEGAGVARLIPKKSVNDKDRWSLFNEEDGVMDKSPTALAVDSSGHVWAAHKGGLSHFNLRKWEQIQFADNTVNDISVDQKGGIWIATDKGVWRHLPDYATASGRKAELERTEADEAEGKRDDEWVHYHSGNGLSVNKVWAVLPQGNDVWFSTANGMEQFKDADYQLTAFYEKLLPILNIPDLYHLYGGMTIPLNDWGTMGFFVNFVSFGSTVASGDVDADDLVAYNSSEIVGGFSYGTRFPGDWGLGLSIKFFYSDLSSGAGSGSEEATTFGYAFDVGVLKKNLIVDGLNFALVLANIGPSVYYVDKTIEDPIPLTWRLGLSYEILSLADYKWVVVADYNREVVYDDSKGNPEPFYVSCWKSLINPERGGSGLEGAKNSLMQGVFNVGTEFIYANTIALRLGYLHDQTGKRDEVDMGFGFMLSDMLQFDFATIKDVGESDGVRDGQMRFGMVFKF
- the rsmG gene encoding 16S rRNA (guanine(527)-N(7))-methyltransferase RsmG is translated as MANSNWSKKPAKGSWGKAPSRMPARGADALGSAFVPHMKAPRTEFPLFNGKRVTPSLAGLDKLLHYYGVELQEETLKQIWEYHQLLRANNEDQDLTRLNAFETMVERHYADCTLINAFVEKWPARMIDVGSGAGFPGIPLKIVNPNINLTLCEPRPNRINFLNMVIEKMGLKNIDVFGHKVTSRSMTIPVDGVISRAFELMEKTFPRLQNSLKVGGRVFFMKGPAAADELKTLHPEDYGYKLLEKHFYTIPNSTQERALVIFERVR